One window of the Cryptomeria japonica chromosome 7, Sugi_1.0, whole genome shotgun sequence genome contains the following:
- the LOC131856628 gene encoding pentatricopeptide repeat-containing protein At4g02750-like, which produces MTEHLFKMEPDNIGCYVLLSNIYAGAGRWDDVAKLRSVMKDIGLKKDPDVVGLRLAFHMGDKSHPQFEIINATLEDLAGQMMKGVYAINTNFVLHDLEEEEMEPRYNPGRNKI; this is translated from the coding sequence ATGACAGAACACCTTTTTAAGATGGAACCTGATAATATTGGGTGTTACGTTTTACTCTCAAATATCTATGCTGGGGCTGGTAGGTGGGATGATGTTGCAAAGTTGAGATCAGTAATGAAAGACATTGGATTGAAAAAAGATCCAGATGTAGTTGGATTGAGGCTGGCATTTCATATGGGAGACAAATCACATCCCCAATTTGAGATTATAAATGCAACGCTGGAGGACTTGGCCGGGCAGATGATGAAGGGTGTGTATGCCATTAATACAAACTTTGTGCTCCATGATCTGGAAGAGGAAGAGATGGAACCACGATACAATCCTGGACGGAATAAAATATGA